The sequence below is a genomic window from Gadus morhua chromosome 12, gadMor3.0, whole genome shotgun sequence.
TCACTGTGAAGGAGGTATTCATTTTATGCTTTTCACTAGATTGGAGACGGCAGAGGTGGAGATGGGACCCACTGCATCCCAGCCGAACTCTGACCTTCCCACTGAGCTTCCCACtcctaccccctcctctccagaaCCCCTGGAGTTCATGCAGATCGTCaccctggtggaggtggatgaggaggaggagcaggaggaaaagCAGTCCACAGTCACCCTgatggagaaggaagagggcgaggaggaggaagaggaggagcaggagcaggaagagaggatgagacgggaaggagagaaggagaatatgaaggaagaagaaaggcggagatggagggagagtcAAATGTACTGCCCCCTCTCccattccttctccttctctttttcctGCATGGCCTCCTTGCCAGAGCTTCTGCACGGCTGGTGCTCGGCCAGGTTGGCCCGCAGCCTGCAGCGCAACTCCCGCCGCAGGCAGTTAAACGCCCAGCAGGCCCAACAGGCCCGCGAGGAGACACACGCCCCCCCCAAAACAGAAGGTCCTCCCGTGGTGCTGACCCCCGTCggcgcctccccctctcctgcctTGACCCAGGAAATCCTACCCCTGACAGAAAGTGTGGTTCCTGAGCCCCATCCTTCGCAACAGACCATCGACCAGGAATCGCCTCCTGCCAATCATGCCatcagcgcgcacacacatcctGAAACACACATCCCCGTGCCCTCACTTGCCCCAGGGCCCCAGATAGTGTTGGAGCCCAGCCGGACTgccaccatccccccccacaGCTTCTCCCAGGCCACATTGAGCAGGCCCAACCAGGAGGAGGGTGGCGACGATGTTCCCGCCCTGGAGTTTACCCCCCTTCCCAGCCTCTACCAGGTGTTGGTGATGGATACCCAGGTAGCCAGTAGTGTCAccttcacccccaccccaaGCCTCACCCTGCAGCCCACCTCCTCCGAGACGGCCGCTCAACAAGACTACTCCATTCTCCCTGTCCAGGACCAGTCCGTAccgcctctcctctccgcctccCATCCAATAGACACCATCCCACCTCCAACGGAGCTGCCCCCCGCCCAGCCCATAGAAGCCCACACGGACCCGGCAAGGCAAGGTTCGGACGGCGGGGAGCTTCTGAAGCCCGAATCCCATTACGCCTCTGGGGAGAAGGTGGACCCTTCCACGGCCCAGGCAACAGAGCACCAGCGGGGGGAGGAATCGGTGGACGAGCTCCTCCTCAGCTCCAACGGGAACATCCAGCGGTCAGCCACGGAATACTACGCAGAGCTGCACGGGGACTACGGGGCCGGGAGTGGGAACGGGAACGGGGCTATGCTGAACGGGGCCACGGTGCACGGTTCCAGCCAGAAGGAGAGTGTCTTCATGAGGCTCAACAACAGGATCAAGGCCCTGGAGATGAACATGAGCCTGTCCAGCAGATACCTTGAGGAGCTCAgccagaggtgaggaggagcccCACACAGACCATAGGACAACTAGATCATTAGATTATTGACTTGCACTTAGACAGAACAAAGATGATAAACATCAAACAAAATATACGCAATTATTCCAAAACGAAAATGTTGAGATCAAGTAATGGAAGCTTTGTAGATGGCACTGTTTATATGATATGCTTCTACAATAATATGTTAACGTCAAATCAGGGTCCGTGGGATATTTAATAGTCTTGTCTGTCCAGGTACCGGAAACAGATGGAAGAGATGCAGAGAGCCTTTAACAAAACCATCATAAAGCTGGAAAACACCTCTCGTATCGCTGAGGAGCAGGTCAGCGACAACCTACATCACAGTGGGCATCATAGTTGGCATCACAGTCGTACTAGTATTCATTGTAGTAGTCGAAAATTCGAAAATAGAAACACATTGTCAAAAAAACGCAAGAGCATTAAATGTTGTATGCGTGTTTCACAATACTACAAATTAGCTGCTCCGTAGTGTATAAGGCACACCTTATTATGCATATTTGCCCACTACCCAAATACTAGCATGTTCCGCCCAATGCTGTTGTGAACCGTAACCAAATGGTTTTAATGATGCAATATTCCTTGTGGCCGTGCAGTGTTGCCGGTCAACTGATGGTTGAGTGAGCATCTATGAATAATTGGAGCTGATGCCGATTCAAGCTTGTGTAAAACTCTGAACTCTTTGACGGATTTTGAAAGCAAGGCATCTTTTATTTTGCAACCATTTTAGATGCAGAGGAAGTTTTGTTCATGGACTGAGAACATATTTTGGAAAACTGTCTTCCTTGTTTTTTAGTCTGTTATGAAATGATGCCAATGTTATTTCATTGCTAGGTTATCTTATACTTGCAAATCTTAGGTAAATGAGCATATGGGCTTTACATCGTGACGGAACTTCATGTTTTCTCATTCTAATCACTGAAAacgacacatttattttttagacTTTGTGTTTGCAAAATCTACCCATAAGCCAACCCATAAAACAAGACAGCAATTGTTATGGCTGCAAGCTGTGGCTTTATTTTGTAGtaagggtcggcttagctcaggaggtagagcagttgtcttgtaaccgaaaggttgctagttcgatccccagctcctcctagctgattgttgatgtgtccctgagcaagacacataaccctaactgctcctgacgagctggctgtcgccttgcatggttgactctgccgtcggtgtgtcaatgtgttaaATAACTGATGTAAGATGtaagctttggataaaagcgtctgttaaatgccctaaatgtagtAGAAGTAGTCAATGGACTAGCGGCTCTGCTCACTATCACAGGTAGCACTATGTTTTCCATATTCGTATGTATGAATGAGAAGTAATTGGTAGTTACTGAAGTTAATGTGAGCAAGATCGTATTTCGAATTCTAAaccctcacacaaacaataaGATGCAAACCTGTTGAATGCACTGTGAATGCTGATTGCAATCTGgttttaaactttttttaaaaaactttTCTATGTTGTGCTCTTTAGGACCAGAAGCAGACGGACTCCATCCAGGTTCTGCAGAACCAGCTGGAGAACGTCACCAAGCTGATGCTCAACCTCACGTCTACGGTCAGCCAGCTCCAGAGAGAGGTAGGCCCACCATACACCACTGCTTCTGATGCTGCTCAAAGATTTAAGGGCCAAGAGGCATCAATAGCCATCCGTTGCAACTAGCGATCCGCTAGTTGATGACCTCTGAGTTAAGAGGCTATTTGCCGGATATGTCAAGAGGCTTTTGTGtttgatttttttctctcttgcagGTGTCGGACCGCCAGTGCTATCTGGTAGTGTCCTtggtcctctgtctctccctgggcCTGCTGCTCTGTCTGCAGTGCTGCCGTAATTCCCCTGCCCACACGAACCAAATCAATTCCCCTGTTCTGCCCAAGAGCAACCACTACCCCAGCCCCAAGAGGTCAGCTCCAATTTACATTTAGTCATTGGGCAGACAAATTCAAACATTTACTTAAAGTACATGTACGTGCattcacacgttcacacacttTCACAAGCATGCACCAAAAGCCTATGATTTAATTCAACTATACATTAAGCATTAGTAATTTTGTTTCTACTGTcctccctgtgtttgtgttagatGTTTTTCGTCATATGATGATATGAGTCTTATGCGAAGAGTGACCTGTCCTCTTGTTCGCTCCAAGTCCTTTCAGCTGTCGTCTTCAGATGGTAGGAACTCCTCttccacatgcacacgcatacacatacacacatacacttctaAGATGTAATTTGAGTCACACACTTCCCACGCATATCACATGAGATTCTAGTTTCTTGTGTCCTCTTCACTTGCCCTGTTACTAGTATTAGTTAACATCTCCCTCCATCTACATTCTCTTGACtaccctctctgtctttccttgTGATGGCCGTGTCCACCTATCTGATCCCCTACGGAAGACAGTGTGGAGTGTGAAATGGGAGCCACACTTTTCCCAAAGGGAGCGGCCGGCACATTTCCTGATTTAATAAAGCCTTTCACAGAACCTGAAACTCCatatccctttccctctcctcagAGCCCCCTCCACtttgtgtctgtgactgtgtgggtCTTGCTTTGAGAGAGTCATTGCCAGCTTGTGTCAATGTGCAGGAGTATAATAATAGATGCAATGCTTTGGGCTGGCTCATGGTCGATATTTGCAAGTAGTAATGATAGGCTGAAAAGAACGACACACGTCGCAGAAGCGACTTCTGCCGTTTTAGTTTGAACATCAACAATAAACCTTATTTTTATGGAATTATATGCATTTCTAAGCGTTCGGTTCATCTTTTGTGTATGTTATACATCTCTACGTATCTTCAAACCAAGCCACTACTTGCAAGGTCATTTCATGCTTGTTACATGTATGTGTTCCTGTTTGCCATTCCATCATTAACCGaggccctctctcccctgttcagTAGGTCCAGATGACTTGTACATTGTAGAACCTCTAAGGTTTTCTCCAGAGAAAAAGGTACAGTGTTCACCCTAAACCGCTACTGTGGGGCCTTTGGCGGCCATGTTGAGTGTTTGTCTTGGTGTCAGTCGGGAGTAGAGACAAATTAGTCAGTAGGTTTCACTTGgtctccctccttcctgtctctctgcacCTTGGCCAGTATCCTTGTTATTATTCTTGTAACCTTAAACCCAGGAGCAGTGCCATGACGTCACGAAAAAGGATAGTGACCTGTTTTTGCGAAAGACAGTGTTCATGTTCACGTCAGAAACGTTCCACTTTCTGAACATAATAGTGTTGTCGTTATTGTCCATTGTGCTCTCCCCCCAGCATCACCACCCAAAGTAGGACTGTCAATAATATCAGTAATAACTACTAGTGCTTGGCTTGACTGTGGATTGATTTGGCCTTGATGATTCACAATCTTGAGTCATTAGTTTTATCCATAATATATATTTCCCCCATAGAAAAAGCGGTGTAAGACGAAGCCATCGGAGAAGGTTGAGGCGCTGATGATGCCATGCCCCTCGAGCCCCATGGCGAATGGTGGTCCCAAATGCAACGGCTTCCATCGCTGCCtgtctgcccctcctcctcctcttcctgccctcctgcccccacctcctcctcagtcaCCCCCTAATCCCCTCCCTCAGTACTCCCGTGTCCCCGTGGAGGATGTGACGTTGACGCTCGCTTTCAGGCCATCGTCTGTGGAGACTGGCGGCGgcggaagcagcagcagcagcagcagcagcagctctagCTCCTCCACCCACTCGGAAGAGTCTTACACCAGCcgcctccccccgccctccctcagcttctcctccttgtcgccgGGTATGTACATCGAGGCCCTGCCCTTCCCGCTGCACCGGGACCCCACAGCCAAGCCCCGCCAGGTGAAGCGCTCGGTGAAGCAGCGAAAGTCGCGGCAGTCTGAGCTGCAGTTCCCCTCCGTGCCAGAGGGGGTGGTCGGCTCTCTACCCAGCCTGCAAAAATTGATCAAGGGAAACAAGGATATCAGCGTGGGGTCAGTGTCACTGGGCATGTCTGAATAACATttggagagacacacgcacatcagAGTGATCATGGTTTTGTGAGTCCCCTGAGCCACACATGGCACTGCTAGCTGACTACCGGTTTCCAGGATAAGCCTGGCGCCTTGTCGTCTCTGTAAAAAGTCTACAGCAGCCATGTGCGTTGAGGAACTAGACTGTCTGGTATTAACTGAGCATCATACACTCCGTAAGctactttaaacacacacaaacacacacccctgtcAGAGACCTCTGAGGTGGTCACGTGCCTTTTTATAAGTTCGAGAGCTTTTAGTGGTGGAAACATGAAATTGAGAGTTTGTCTTTTGTCTTTCCGTACCAGGTTATAttttgttaagttttcttttttggggaggCATTAACCGAGACACTTAAGATTTTGGTGTGGGGGCATGAAACATGAATAGTCCAACCCATTGAAATGTGAGTGAGCTGTCCCCAATAAGGATAGcacattgtttttttattgttctttcCTCCTGCCTTTGACAGCCCAACGCTGGATCAAACGAATTGCATCGTTGGGGAAATGAGAACAGATGCTCCGTCTGATGAAATGTGATTCATCAGTGGAACCCAGCAGAACTGTTCCCAGTCCCTCCGTCTTTCACttccattttttcttttatataatatatctttCCAGTCTTTTTTCATATGGGACCAGTTTTGACCATTCACAATCATCAGGCCCTATCCCTTTCTATATTTacttttctgtctttcttattTATTATCTTTCTTGTCAACTCCAAGCCCAACTTTTCGTAGCTGAATGACGAAATGTGCTCAGTGTGTGGATGATCAGTGATGCGGTTGCGTTATTTTGTCCAGGTTAATGTTTAACTTACGTTTAGCTCAGGCTATAAAATCAACTGAAGCAGTCTCAGAAACCTAACCACTCTACCATGAAAAACTTCTTTCACGCCTTTTGGGGCTGGGCCCCAATTCAATACTTTCCCAATTTTCATACATGCTTACATAAATGGCAACGGCCTAATGAGATATTTACTGTAATGGTTGACGTGGTACGTATAGCTGGTGAGGCAGGTCCAACTGGGTAAAGCATAGAGGGGGAATCTCTTTGTAAATCCGATCCTTGTGTCCTTGTGTTGTGACACGCAGCCGAGTCGCGCCACATATCGACACAAGGATCGGTTTGTTTGAATGGAAGCAGGCATCCAAATGGGGTGAGGACACATACAGAGACCACATGAGCTATGACCTCGTGTTCTGAGGTTTACACACTTTTCTTTCAGACAAGCGCTCCTGGTACACGGTGAAGGACGCCGATAGACTTGTAtttaactatttatttatttaaa
It includes:
- the suco gene encoding SUN domain-containing ossification factor isoform X3; translation: MKRLRDLLVCLIVALLCWCPSNYVYSSEQSVPSPAQSGGDTDPEVHKRTMEGALEQESTRHKIEEESLHTLTSYDVGLKTERAESLKQPPAENIHNSELTLTPDEASSAADIPPDHQTDFIPGSPETRKDTEPQTYSDPHSEGQDHDRAAQALQSPTPSTSSTLVTPDQLPPPAQDQATTDNTPPRALLPEPTEGSGDAPAPQPTLEAVPSADPSGEQSPRDIQDAPTSGSVGSLHTGAVWVASDGDEPPVESFVSAEHYAELSDSQCGVKLATCANPTFGSPLPSEDVNEAESQWSEQQVQEVEVQQLKVSLSPIERQEEDLQVLRDRDLQGNATAPHQEEAGDADISKETDSSVPSKEDIPTFDEWKKQVMEVEKEKSQSLHTSTNGSPHPVKKVKKNFKNNYASVECGAKILSANIEAKSTSAILMENMDLYMLNPCSNKIWFVIELCEPIQVKQLDIANFELFSSTPRDFLVSISDRYPTNKWVKLGTFHARDERTVQSFPLDEQLYAKYVKVELLSHFGSEHFCPLSLIRVFGTSMVEEYEEIADSQYPSERLEYLEEDYDYPPGFQPTEDKAAKNLLGSATNAILNMVNNIAANVLGAKPELADGTHLEDNDTEEAGYVKDESPEILLTATPTISGSATLETAEVEMGPTASQPNSDLPTELPTPTPSSPEPLEFMQIVTLVEVDEEEEQEEKQSTVTLMEKEEGEEEEEEEQEQEERMRREGEKENMKEEERRRWRESQMYCPLSHSFSFSFSCMASLPELLHGWCSARLARSLQRNSRRRQLNAQQAQQAREETHAPPKTEGPPVVLTPVGASPSPALTQEILPLTESVVPEPHPSQQTIDQESPPANHAISAHTHPETHIPVPSLAPGPQIVLEPSRTATIPPHSFSQATLSRPNQEEGGDDVPALEFTPLPSLYQVLVMDTQVASSVTFTPTPSLTLQPTSSETAAQQDYSILPVQDQSVPPLLSASHPIDTIPPPTELPPAQPIEAHTDPARQGSDGGELLKPESHYASGEKVDPSTAQATEHQRGEESVDELLLSSNGNIQRSATEYYAELHGDYGAGSGNGNGAMLNGATVHGSSQKESVFMRLNNRIKALEMNMSLSSRYLEELSQRYRKQMEEMQRAFNKTIIKLENTSRIAEEQDQKQTDSIQVLQNQLENVTKLMLNLTSTVSQLQREVSDRQCYLVVSLVLCLSLGLLLCLQCCRNSPAHTNQINSPVLPKSNHYPSPKRCFSSYDDMSLMRRVTCPLVRSKSFQLSSSDVGPDDLYIVEPLRFSPEKKKKRCKTKPSEKVEALMMPCPSSPMANGGPKCNGFHRCLSAPPPPLPALLPPPPPQSPPNPLPQYSRVPVEDVTLTLAFRPSSVETGGGGSSSSSSSSSSSSSTHSEESYTSRLPPPSLSFSSLSPGMYIEALPFPLHRDPTAKPRQVKRSVKQRKSRQSELQFPSVPEGVVGSLPSLQKLIKGNKDISVGPTLDQTNCIVGEMRTDAPSDEM